In Oncorhynchus keta strain PuntledgeMale-10-30-2019 unplaced genomic scaffold, Oket_V2 Un_scaffold_1494_pilon_pilon, whole genome shotgun sequence, the following are encoded in one genomic region:
- the rln3b gene encoding relaxin-3b, which yields MWKAAVLTFGLLVALVGMVQAAEGHANSIYGVKLCGREFIRAVIFTCGGSRWRRGVGDAGDISIDEETEAYSPWSSNAIPGLASKQRPGLEAQGWAGEVREGGSAAAAFSRLARSPISEEVLEALRSADRKGRDVVVGLSNACCKWGCSKSEISSLC from the exons ATGTGGAAGGCTGCGGTGTTGACGTTTGGCCTGTTGGTGGCGCTGGTGGGTATGGTGCAGGCTGCAGAGGGCCACGCTAACTCTATCTACGGTGTGAAGCTGTGCGGGAGAGAGTTTATACGGGCCGTCATCTTCACCTGCGGAGGATCgcgttggaggagaggagtgggcgACGCCG GTGACATCTCCATTGACGAGGAGACTGAGGCCTACAGCCCATGGAGCTCCAACGCCATCCCCGGCCTCGCCAGCAAGCAGCGTCCAGGATTGGAGGCTCAGGGCTGGGCAGGGGAGGTCAGGGAGGGGGGCTCTGCCGCTGCTGCGTTCAGTCGTTTGGCCCGCTCGCCCATCTCAGAGGAAGTGCTAGAGGCGCTGCGCAGTGCGGACAGGAAGGGGCGGGATGTCGTGGTGGGCCTCTCCAACGCCTGCTGCAAGTGGGGCTGCAGCAAGAGCGAGATCAGCTCCCTCTGTTGA